A genomic stretch from Thermomonospora umbrina includes:
- the guaB gene encoding IMP dehydrogenase, translated as MNPAAEPAKFLPPGLTFDDVLLLPSYSDLQPGEADTGTRLSRNVGLRIPLVSAAMDTVTEARMAIAMARQGGIGILHRNLSITDQAEQADMVKRSENGMITKPVTCGPDATLAEVEQLCARFRISGVPVIDADGVLVGIVTNRDTRFESDPSRPVREVMTAMPLVTAPVDVSKEEAFRLLAHNKIEKLPLTDATGRLRGLITVKDFAKSEQYPDATKDADGRLLVGAAVGVGEDGIARAQALIEAGTDVLIVDVAQGHSKGVLDTISKIKANTRGVDVIGGNVATFAGARALIEAGADGVKVGVGPGSICTTRVVAGVGVPQVTAIYEAARAARPAGVPVIGDGGLQYSGDIAKAIAAGASTVMLGSLLAGVEESPGELIFVHGKQYKSYRGMGSLGAMRNRERGRSYSKDRYSQAEVGSEDQLIPEGIEGQVPYRGPLSAVSHQLVGGLHQSMWYAGTRTIPELQETGQLMQITAAGLKESHPHDVQMTVEAPNYQGRS; from the coding sequence ATGAACCCCGCTGCGGAGCCCGCCAAGTTCCTCCCACCGGGCCTGACGTTCGACGACGTGCTGTTGCTGCCGTCCTACAGCGACCTCCAGCCGGGGGAGGCGGACACCGGCACCCGGCTGAGCCGTAACGTCGGTCTGCGCATCCCGCTGGTGTCGGCCGCCATGGACACCGTGACCGAGGCGCGGATGGCCATCGCCATGGCCCGCCAGGGCGGCATCGGCATCCTGCACCGCAACCTGTCGATCACCGATCAGGCCGAGCAGGCCGACATGGTCAAGCGCTCCGAGAACGGCATGATCACCAAGCCGGTGACCTGCGGGCCGGACGCCACCCTGGCCGAGGTCGAGCAGTTGTGCGCCCGCTTCCGGATCTCCGGGGTGCCGGTCATCGACGCGGACGGCGTGCTGGTCGGCATCGTGACCAACCGCGACACCCGCTTCGAGAGCGACCCGTCCCGGCCGGTCCGCGAGGTCATGACGGCGATGCCGCTGGTGACCGCGCCGGTGGACGTCTCCAAGGAGGAGGCGTTCCGGCTGCTGGCGCACAACAAGATCGAGAAGCTGCCGCTGACCGACGCCACCGGACGGCTCCGCGGGCTGATCACCGTCAAGGACTTCGCCAAGAGCGAGCAGTACCCCGACGCCACCAAGGACGCCGACGGCCGGCTGCTGGTCGGCGCCGCCGTGGGGGTCGGCGAGGACGGCATCGCCCGCGCCCAGGCGCTGATCGAGGCCGGCACCGACGTGCTCATCGTGGACGTGGCGCAGGGCCACTCCAAGGGCGTGCTCGACACCATCTCCAAGATCAAGGCCAACACCCGGGGCGTGGACGTCATCGGCGGCAACGTCGCCACGTTCGCCGGCGCCCGGGCGTTGATCGAGGCCGGCGCCGACGGTGTCAAGGTCGGGGTCGGCCCCGGCTCCATCTGCACCACCCGCGTCGTGGCGGGTGTCGGCGTCCCCCAGGTCACCGCGATCTACGAGGCGGCCCGCGCGGCACGTCCGGCCGGGGTCCCGGTGATCGGCGACGGCGGCCTGCAGTACTCCGGCGACATCGCCAAGGCCATCGCGGCGGGCGCGTCCACCGTGATGCTGGGCAGCCTGCTGGCCGGGGTGGAGGAGTCCCCCGGCGAGCTGATCTTCGTCCATGGCAAGCAGTACAAGTCGTACCGGGGCATGGGCTCGCTCGGCGCCATGCGCAACCGCGAGCGCGGCAGGTCCTACTCCAAGGACCGCTACTCCCAGGCCGAGGTCGGCAGCGAGGACCAGCTCATCCCCGAGGGCATCGAGGGCCAGGTCCCCTACCGCGGCCCGCTGTCGGCGGTCTCCCACCAGCTCGTCGGCGGCCTGCACCAGTCGATGTGGTACGCCGGGACGCGGACGATCCCCGAGCTGCAGGAGACCGGGCAGCTCATGCAGATCACCGCCGCCGGCCTCAAGGAGAGCCACCCCCACGACGTCCAGATGACCGTCGAGGCCCCCAACTACCAGGGTCGCTCCTGA
- a CDS encoding GuaB3 family IMP dehydrogenase-related protein, translating into MAGEVEIGRGKTGRRAYAFDEIGIVPSRRTRDPEEVSVAWQIDAYRFEMPLVVAPMDSVVSPGTAIAIGRLGGLGVLDLEGLWTRYEDPAPLMAEIASLDDARATRRLQEVYMEPIKEELIGRRIAEVREAGVTVAARLSPQRTAQFHKAVIDAGVDLFVIRGTTVSAEHVSGRAEPLNLKQFIYDLDVPVIVGGCSTYTAALHLMRTGAAGVLVGFGGGSGHTTRTVLGVAVPMATAVADVAAARRDYMDESGGRYVHVIADGGMTNSGDIAKAFACGGDAVMVGSPFARSTEAPGRGYHWGSEAHHGEVPRGTRLELGTIGTLEQILFGPSHVADGSMNLIGALRRSMATAGYTELKEFQRVQVVVAPTVP; encoded by the coding sequence GTGGCCGGAGAGGTTGAGATCGGGCGGGGCAAGACGGGGCGGCGGGCGTACGCGTTCGACGAGATCGGCATCGTGCCGTCGCGCCGCACCCGTGACCCGGAGGAGGTCAGCGTCGCCTGGCAGATCGACGCCTACCGGTTCGAGATGCCGCTGGTCGTGGCCCCGATGGACAGCGTGGTCAGTCCGGGCACCGCGATCGCCATCGGGCGGCTCGGCGGGCTCGGGGTGCTGGACCTGGAGGGTCTGTGGACCCGGTACGAGGACCCGGCGCCGCTGATGGCCGAGATCGCCTCGCTGGACGACGCGCGCGCCACCCGACGGCTCCAGGAGGTCTACATGGAGCCGATCAAGGAGGAGCTGATCGGCCGCCGGATCGCGGAGGTCCGAGAGGCGGGTGTGACGGTCGCGGCGCGGCTGTCCCCGCAGCGCACCGCCCAGTTCCACAAGGCGGTGATCGACGCCGGGGTGGATCTGTTCGTGATCCGGGGCACCACGGTGTCCGCCGAGCACGTGTCCGGGCGGGCCGAGCCGCTCAACCTCAAGCAGTTCATCTACGACCTCGACGTTCCGGTGATCGTCGGCGGCTGCTCCACGTACACGGCGGCGCTGCACCTGATGCGGACGGGCGCGGCCGGCGTGCTGGTCGGGTTCGGCGGCGGTTCCGGGCACACCACCCGGACGGTGCTGGGTGTGGCGGTGCCGATGGCGACCGCGGTCGCCGACGTGGCCGCCGCGCGCCGTGACTACATGGACGAGTCCGGCGGCCGGTACGTCCACGTGATCGCCGACGGCGGCATGACCAACAGCGGCGACATCGCCAAGGCGTTCGCCTGCGGCGGCGACGCCGTGATGGTCGGCTCCCCGTTCGCCCGTTCCACCGAGGCGCCGGGGCGCGGCTACCACTGGGGCAGCGAGGCGCACCACGGCGAGGTGCCGCGCGGCACCCGGCTGGAGCTGGGCACGATCGGGACGCTGGAGCAGATCCTGTTCGGCCCGTCGCACGTGGCGGACGGGTCGATGAACCTCATCGGCGCGCTGCGCCGTTCGATGGCCACCGCCGGGTACACCGAGCTGAAGGAGTTCCAGCGGGTGCAGGTGGTCGTCGCCCCGACCGTGCCGTGA
- a CDS encoding glycerol-3-phosphate dehydrogenase/oxidase, producing MTGSPITGLGTSRLGPVERAEALDRMAIEEFDVVVVGAGIVGAGAALDAATRGLSVAVVEARDFASGTSSRSSKLIHGGLRYLEQYNFDLVREALTERSLLLQRIAPHLVRPVPFLLPTTHRVWERGYLGAGVALYDLLSLQMGNTRGVPHHRHLTRRKALRLAPALRKSAFVGAIQYWDAQVDDARYVMTVLRTAAEYGARVASRTQCVGFLREGERVTGVRILDLESGHKREVRARQVVNATGVWTDDIQDLVGGRGQIHVKASKGVHLVVPKDRIHSSTGLILRTEKSVLFVIPWGRHWIIGTTDTAWDLDKAHPAASRADIDYVLDKVNEVLVTPLNHDDVEGVYAGLRPLLTGETDETSKLSREHVVAHPVPGLVLVAGGKYTTYRVMAKDAIDAVVHGLDGKIAESCTDRVALVGGEGFPAMWNSRHRLAARSGLHVARIEHLLQRYGTLVDDLLQVIAERPDLGKPLTGADDYLRAEIVYAASHEGARHVNDVLARRTRISIEAWDRGVGVAREAAELLAPVLGWSAEQVEREVEYYRARVEAERASQTQEDDQEADARRRGAPDIVPTY from the coding sequence ATGACCGGATCTCCGATCACCGGGCTGGGGACCTCGAGGCTGGGGCCCGTGGAGCGTGCCGAGGCCCTGGACCGGATGGCGATCGAGGAGTTCGACGTCGTCGTCGTGGGGGCCGGCATCGTCGGAGCGGGTGCGGCGCTGGACGCCGCGACCCGCGGGCTGTCGGTGGCCGTCGTGGAGGCCCGCGATTTCGCGTCGGGCACGTCGTCGCGTTCGTCCAAGCTGATCCACGGCGGGCTGCGCTATCTGGAGCAGTACAACTTCGACCTGGTCCGCGAGGCCCTGACCGAACGCAGCCTGCTCCTCCAGCGCATCGCGCCGCATCTGGTGCGGCCCGTCCCGTTCCTGCTCCCCACCACCCACCGCGTGTGGGAGCGGGGGTACCTCGGGGCGGGTGTCGCGTTGTACGACCTGTTGTCCCTCCAGATGGGTAACACGCGCGGTGTGCCCCACCACCGGCACCTGACCCGCCGCAAGGCCCTCAGGCTCGCGCCGGCGCTGCGCAAGAGCGCGTTCGTCGGGGCCATCCAATACTGGGACGCGCAGGTCGACGACGCCCGTTACGTGATGACCGTGCTCCGCACCGCCGCCGAGTACGGCGCGCGGGTCGCCTCCCGGACGCAGTGCGTGGGGTTCCTGCGCGAGGGCGAGCGGGTGACCGGGGTGCGCATCCTCGACCTGGAGTCCGGCCACAAGCGCGAGGTGCGCGCCCGGCAGGTCGTGAACGCGACCGGGGTGTGGACCGACGACATCCAGGACCTCGTCGGCGGCCGCGGCCAGATCCACGTCAAGGCGTCCAAGGGCGTCCACCTGGTGGTCCCCAAGGACCGCATCCACTCCTCGACCGGCCTCATCCTGCGTACCGAGAAGTCGGTGCTGTTCGTCATCCCGTGGGGTCGGCACTGGATCATCGGCACCACCGACACGGCCTGGGACCTCGACAAGGCGCACCCGGCCGCGTCGCGGGCCGACATCGACTACGTCCTGGACAAGGTCAACGAGGTCCTGGTGACGCCGCTCAACCACGACGACGTCGAGGGCGTCTACGCGGGGCTGCGGCCGCTGCTGACCGGTGAGACCGACGAGACCTCCAAGCTGTCCCGCGAGCACGTGGTCGCGCATCCGGTGCCCGGACTGGTGCTGGTCGCGGGCGGCAAGTACACGACCTACCGGGTGATGGCCAAGGACGCCATCGACGCGGTGGTGCACGGCCTGGACGGCAAGATCGCCGAGTCCTGCACCGACCGCGTCGCGCTGGTCGGCGGTGAGGGCTTCCCCGCCATGTGGAACTCCCGCCACCGGCTGGCCGCCCGCTCCGGCCTGCACGTCGCCCGCATCGAGCACCTGCTCCAGCGCTACGGCACCCTGGTCGACGACCTGCTCCAGGTCATCGCCGAACGCCCCGACCTGGGCAAGCCCCTCACCGGAGCCGACGACTACCTGCGGGCCGAGATCGTGTACGCGGCCTCGCACGAGGGGGCCCGGCACGTGAACGACGTGCTGGCCCGCCGCACCCGCATCTCCATCGAGGCGTGGGACCGGGGCGTCGGCGTCGCCCGGGAGGCCGCCGAGCTGCTGGCCCCCGTGCTGGGCTGGTCGGCGGAGCAGGTCGAGCGCGAGGTGGAGTACTACCGGGCGCGGGTCGAGGCCGAGCGCGCCTCGCAGACCCAGGAGGACGACCAGGAGGCCGACGCCCGCCGCCGCGGCGCCCCGGACATCGTGCCCACCTACTGA
- a CDS encoding NACHT domain-containing protein, which translates to MGARGGGGGRGWLVSFLTSVLLPVVVGLAVEPLEGWGTRYGLVLGVGALVIFAVMTWLMGRQDVPGHAGLEEAADELAESVRQSWGVEARRRRLGSGDDLLTFAWRPAGGGVAARSAQEHLDECALRGIPALVEAYSRVPSKRLAIIGEAGLGKTSLALLLTLGLVERRRRLGDGPVPVKLSAATWDPLRDDLLDWMEARLAEQFVFLRGARYEPGTPRRLLTAKLVLPILDGLDELRTNGGETRRKAVEQIAEVVDSLYGLVVTCRADQYTAAVREGGPIPETSVAELLPLDVDNVVDYLERSAADGDRWEPLFEGLRRDPHGDAATVLSTPLMVSLARDVYRRGETRPEELLTLPSTADIERHLARELLPAKFPDLPRSSRRGGWHGADVRRWLGFLAAEMEHRREREIAWWRLPRLAGRPHRVLAGAVSGLAAGATAALTAGGAAWFAWGRSWGLAAGAVGCLVFGVPLAVKAARNLPQPSEMQFGGRGRLPVMLQGALFSSLAGAVAGWLVGGADRAVLVGAIIGVPLGLAYTGAQPDATVRLASPRVLFRRDACVVVIFGAAYGLSSCAAAWLLIGPLIGGVLGVSSALCGGLLYGLPWWLALRSKRTSGLVASAHLVLYTLILAPQGKSPWPWRLMAFLEEARDRDVLRQVGPVYEFRHSYLRKVLAESSP; encoded by the coding sequence ATGGGTGCGCGGGGTGGCGGCGGTGGCAGGGGTTGGCTGGTGTCGTTCCTGACCTCGGTGCTGCTCCCCGTCGTGGTGGGGCTGGCGGTCGAGCCGCTGGAGGGTTGGGGCACGCGGTACGGCCTGGTGCTCGGTGTCGGCGCGCTGGTGATCTTCGCGGTGATGACCTGGCTGATGGGGCGGCAGGACGTGCCCGGCCACGCGGGTCTGGAGGAGGCCGCCGACGAGCTGGCGGAGTCCGTGCGGCAGAGCTGGGGCGTCGAGGCGCGCAGGCGGCGGCTCGGCTCCGGGGACGATCTGCTCACGTTCGCCTGGCGACCGGCCGGGGGAGGGGTCGCCGCCCGGTCCGCGCAGGAGCATCTCGACGAGTGCGCGCTGCGGGGCATTCCGGCGCTGGTCGAGGCGTACTCCCGGGTGCCGTCCAAGCGGCTCGCGATCATCGGTGAGGCGGGCCTCGGCAAGACCTCGCTGGCGCTGCTGCTCACCCTCGGTCTGGTCGAGCGGCGTCGGCGCCTCGGTGACGGACCCGTCCCGGTCAAGCTGTCGGCGGCCACCTGGGACCCGCTCCGCGACGACCTGCTGGACTGGATGGAGGCCCGGCTCGCCGAGCAGTTCGTGTTCCTGCGCGGCGCCCGGTACGAGCCCGGCACGCCCCGGCGGCTGCTGACCGCCAAGCTGGTGCTGCCGATCCTGGACGGGCTCGACGAGCTGCGCACCAACGGCGGGGAGACCCGGCGCAAGGCCGTCGAGCAGATCGCCGAGGTGGTCGACTCGCTGTACGGGCTGGTCGTGACCTGCCGGGCCGACCAGTACACGGCGGCGGTGCGGGAGGGCGGGCCGATCCCCGAGACGTCGGTCGCGGAGCTGCTCCCGCTCGACGTGGACAACGTGGTCGACTACCTGGAGCGGTCGGCGGCCGACGGCGATCGTTGGGAGCCCCTGTTCGAGGGGCTGCGCCGCGACCCGCACGGTGACGCGGCCACGGTGCTCTCCACCCCGCTGATGGTGTCGCTGGCCCGCGACGTCTATCGGCGCGGGGAAACGCGTCCGGAGGAGCTGCTGACCCTGCCCTCCACAGCGGACATCGAGCGTCATCTGGCCCGTGAGCTGCTTCCCGCGAAGTTCCCGGACCTGCCGCGCTCGTCCCGGCGCGGCGGTTGGCACGGTGCGGACGTCCGCCGGTGGCTCGGGTTCCTGGCCGCCGAGATGGAGCACCGCCGTGAGCGTGAGATCGCCTGGTGGCGGCTGCCGAGGCTGGCCGGACGCCCGCACCGGGTGCTGGCCGGCGCGGTCAGCGGGCTGGCCGCCGGGGCGACCGCCGCGCTGACGGCGGGGGGAGCGGCCTGGTTCGCCTGGGGCCGGAGCTGGGGCCTGGCCGCGGGAGCGGTGGGGTGCCTGGTCTTCGGCGTGCCGCTCGCCGTCAAGGCCGCCCGGAACCTGCCGCAGCCGTCGGAGATGCAGTTCGGCGGTCGGGGGCGGCTGCCGGTCATGCTGCAGGGCGCCCTGTTCTCCTCGCTGGCCGGGGCCGTCGCGGGCTGGCTGGTGGGCGGCGCCGACCGCGCCGTGCTGGTGGGGGCGATCATCGGCGTTCCGCTCGGGCTGGCCTACACCGGGGCGCAGCCGGACGCGACCGTGCGGCTGGCCAGTCCCCGTGTGCTGTTCCGGCGGGACGCCTGCGTGGTCGTGATCTTCGGCGCGGCGTACGGGCTGAGCAGTTGCGCGGCGGCCTGGCTGTTGATCGGGCCGCTGATCGGGGGAGTCCTCGGCGTCTCCAGCGCGCTGTGCGGCGGGCTGCTGTACGGGCTGCCGTGGTGGCTGGCGCTGCGGTCGAAGCGGACGTCGGGCCTGGTCGCCTCGGCGCACCTGGTCCTCTACACGCTGATCCTGGCCCCGCAGGGGAAGTCACCGTGGCCGTGGCGGCTGATGGCGTTCCTGGAGGAGGCCCGCGACCGTGACGTGCTGCGGCAGGTGGGCCCGGTGTACGAGTTCCGGCACTCCTATCTGCGCAAGGTGCTGGCCGAGTCGTCGCCCTGA
- a CDS encoding phosphatase PAP2 family protein, with the protein MTARPGDRRDLVVALALLAVLAGLFTLYGPLNEGPARWSPKTPLDERIPLVEELVIPYVSALALGPLTLLLFLFTAVRLAQSALLAGVLLLVVAYLFYVFAQTHVARPEVTGDDVFAATLRMVYGNDDAYNCFPSLHTGFALIIAVHWLRYHRRLGVYVAAWCALIMASTLFVHQHYIADMLAGLTVASLACLVSARIVRPQGDDSASTLRR; encoded by the coding sequence ATGACGGCGCGGCCGGGCGACCGGCGGGACCTGGTGGTGGCGCTGGCGCTGCTCGCGGTGCTCGCCGGCCTGTTCACCCTGTACGGCCCGCTCAACGAGGGCCCGGCGCGCTGGTCGCCGAAGACCCCGCTGGACGAGCGCATCCCGCTGGTCGAGGAACTGGTGATCCCGTACGTCTCGGCGTTGGCGCTGGGGCCGCTGACGCTGCTGCTGTTCCTGTTCACCGCGGTACGGCTGGCGCAGTCGGCCCTGCTCGCCGGGGTGCTGCTGCTGGTCGTGGCCTACCTGTTCTACGTGTTCGCGCAGACGCACGTGGCCCGGCCCGAGGTCACCGGCGACGACGTCTTCGCGGCGACCCTGCGCATGGTCTACGGGAACGACGACGCCTACAACTGCTTCCCGAGCCTGCACACCGGGTTCGCGTTGATCATCGCCGTGCACTGGCTGCGCTATCACCGGCGGCTCGGGGTGTACGTGGCCGCCTGGTGCGCGCTGATCATGGCGTCCACCTTGTTCGTCCACCAGCACTACATCGCCGACATGCTCGCCGGGCTCACGGTGGCGTCCCTGGCCTGCCTCGTCTCCGCGAGGATCGTCCGGCCTCAGGGCGACGACTCGGCCAGCACCTTGCGCAGATAG
- a CDS encoding TetR/AcrR family transcriptional regulator: MPRGVVTRRERREYTREALLEAAQRLWAERGIHGASLDDVASAAGLTKGAVYSNFTGKTDLLLALLERYTHAGLGGGDGAHREPGDDEPESPGERYRHCFPTEEARLPAMLLVELWLYGMRDYAAGWRMAEWYDERRRDLAKTLPDADDVPAEHRAALVLALGTGLAFQHLMDPDRVPADLYATGLRLILGAAVT; encoded by the coding sequence GTGCCCCGAGGGGTGGTCACACGGCGGGAACGACGCGAGTACACGAGGGAGGCGCTCTTGGAGGCGGCACAGCGGCTCTGGGCCGAACGCGGCATCCATGGCGCGTCCCTCGACGACGTGGCCTCCGCCGCCGGGCTCACCAAGGGCGCGGTCTATTCAAACTTCACCGGGAAGACCGATCTGCTGCTGGCCCTTTTGGAGCGTTACACCCACGCCGGTCTCGGCGGGGGCGACGGGGCGCACCGGGAGCCGGGCGACGACGAGCCGGAGTCACCGGGCGAGCGCTACCGGCACTGCTTCCCGACCGAGGAGGCCCGACTGCCGGCCATGCTGCTGGTCGAGCTGTGGCTCTACGGGATGCGCGACTACGCGGCGGGCTGGCGCATGGCCGAGTGGTACGACGAGCGCCGCCGCGACCTGGCGAAGACCCTGCCCGACGCGGACGACGTCCCCGCCGAGCACCGGGCGGCCCTCGTGCTGGCGCTGGGCACCGGGCTGGCCTTCCAGCATCTGATGGACCCCGACCGCGTCCCCGCCGACCTGTACGCCACCGGTCTGCGACTGATCCTCGGGGCCGCCGTGACCTGA
- a CDS encoding succinic semialdehyde dehydrogenase — translation MATPTASLRTLAPTLIERLSSRVTADSGATTTIPAPFTGEPLATLPLTGADDVHTAYAKARVAQRAWAALPVRERVKPFLRLVDALVDRREEILDVIQLETGKARRHAYEEFLDVAMCSLYYARRAGKMLKPKRRQGAFPIATRTVELRHPKGVVGLISPWNYPFALGASDIVPALMAGNAVVHKPDTQTCLSSLWVLDLLISLGLPKDLWQIVLGDPAEIGDPLLDNADYVAFTGSTRGGKAIVERIAPRLISYSMELGGKNPMLVLEDADLDRAARGAVRACFTNAGQLCISAERLYVHERIYDDFLTKFVARVKDMKLGTGLDFEAEMGSLTYERQLEVVTRHVEQAVKEGATLLAGGKARPDLGPLFYEPTVLADVTGDMELCATETFGPVVSVYKFSDEDAAIERANDTPYGLNASVWTRNVARGRRVAARIQAGTVNINEGYGSAYASYDAPMGGMKQSGVGRRHGSEGLLKYTEAQTVASQHFMDLEPPPALGYDRYANGLATAIKLMKRFRLR, via the coding sequence ATGGCAACGCCCACCGCCTCCTTGAGGACGCTCGCGCCCACCCTCATCGAGCGGCTGTCCTCTCGAGTGACCGCCGACTCGGGCGCCACCACCACCATCCCTGCGCCGTTCACCGGCGAACCGCTGGCCACTCTTCCGCTGACCGGCGCCGACGACGTCCACACCGCCTACGCCAAGGCCCGGGTCGCCCAACGCGCCTGGGCCGCCCTCCCCGTGCGGGAACGGGTCAAGCCGTTCCTGCGCCTCGTGGACGCCCTGGTCGACCGGCGCGAGGAGATCCTCGACGTCATCCAGCTCGAGACCGGCAAGGCCCGCCGCCACGCGTACGAGGAGTTCCTCGACGTGGCGATGTGCTCGCTCTACTACGCCCGGCGGGCCGGCAAGATGCTCAAGCCCAAGCGGCGGCAGGGCGCGTTCCCGATCGCCACGCGCACCGTCGAGCTGCGGCACCCCAAGGGCGTGGTCGGGCTCATCTCGCCGTGGAACTACCCGTTCGCCCTCGGCGCCAGCGACATCGTTCCGGCGCTGATGGCCGGCAACGCGGTCGTCCACAAGCCCGACACCCAGACCTGCCTGTCCAGCCTGTGGGTGCTCGACCTGCTGATCAGTCTCGGCCTGCCCAAGGACCTGTGGCAGATCGTGCTGGGCGACCCCGCCGAGATCGGCGACCCGCTGCTCGACAACGCCGACTACGTCGCGTTCACCGGCTCCACCCGGGGCGGCAAGGCCATCGTCGAGAGGATCGCGCCCCGGCTGATCTCCTACTCGATGGAGCTCGGCGGCAAGAACCCCATGCTGGTCCTGGAGGACGCCGACCTCGACCGGGCCGCCCGCGGCGCCGTCCGCGCCTGCTTCACCAACGCCGGTCAGTTGTGCATCTCGGCGGAACGCCTGTACGTCCACGAGCGGATCTACGACGACTTCCTGACCAAGTTCGTCGCCCGGGTCAAGGACATGAAGCTCGGCACCGGCCTCGACTTCGAGGCCGAGATGGGCTCGCTGACGTACGAGCGCCAGTTGGAGGTCGTCACCCGGCACGTGGAGCAGGCGGTCAAGGAGGGCGCGACGCTGCTGGCCGGCGGCAAGGCGCGACCCGACCTCGGCCCGCTGTTCTACGAGCCGACCGTGCTGGCCGACGTGACCGGCGACATGGAGCTGTGCGCCACCGAGACGTTCGGCCCGGTGGTCAGCGTCTACAAGTTCTCCGACGAGGACGCGGCCATCGAGCGCGCCAACGACACGCCCTACGGGCTCAACGCCTCGGTGTGGACGCGCAACGTCGCCCGCGGCCGCCGGGTCGCCGCCCGCATCCAGGCCGGCACCGTGAACATCAACGAGGGGTACGGCTCGGCGTACGCCTCCTACGACGCCCCGATGGGCGGCATGAAGCAGTCCGGCGTCGGACGCCGCCACGGCTCCGAGGGCCTGCTCAAGTACACCGAGGCCCAGACGGTGGCCAGCCAGCACTTCATGGACCTGGAGCCCCCGCCCGCGCTGGGCTACGACAGGTACGCCAACGGGTTGGCGACCGCCATCAAGCTCATGAAGCGCTTCAGGCTTCGATAG